A single window of Hymenobacter sp. APR13 DNA harbors:
- a CDS encoding ATP-binding protein — MKNALRISCSRNNLKVVRDFVTDYLAAYHLADLQLNQIVLAVDEVVANLIIHANAEDESQHLDLALRVEGEMFGIEILDQATQSYKPSSYQEPDLQEFIRQGKKGGMGMTLVNRIMDRVEFTTSGNHNVCRLFKRIAI; from the coding sequence ATGAAAAACGCCCTCCGTATCAGCTGTAGTCGCAACAACCTCAAGGTTGTTCGTGACTTCGTGACGGATTACCTCGCCGCCTATCATTTAGCCGATCTGCAGCTCAACCAGATTGTGCTGGCCGTAGACGAGGTAGTTGCCAACCTGATCATCCACGCCAATGCCGAAGACGAATCGCAGCACCTGGATCTGGCGCTGCGGGTTGAGGGCGAAATGTTCGGCATTGAGATTCTGGACCAGGCCACCCAGTCATACAAGCCTTCCAGCTACCAGGAACCCGACCTGCAGGAATTCATCCGGCAGGGCAAAAAGGGCGGTATGGGCATGACGCTGGTCAACCGCATCATGGACCGGGTGGAGTTCACCACCAGCGGCAACCACAACGTGTGTCGGCTCTTCAAACGAATTGCCATCTGA
- a CDS encoding STAS domain-containing protein produces the protein MKITQHSSATTLTLSLDGELDASSSVLLDTELAKPETLQFQKVLIDCQKLNYISSAGLGVFISHLQQFQDAGVKLVFFNMQDKVHNVFEILGLDALMTIVPSEAEATAI, from the coding sequence ATGAAAATAACCCAACACTCTTCTGCCACTACCCTTACCCTAAGCCTGGACGGTGAGTTGGACGCCAGTTCATCTGTTTTGCTGGATACGGAGCTGGCCAAGCCCGAAACCCTGCAATTCCAGAAGGTTCTGATTGATTGCCAAAAGCTGAATTATATCTCTTCGGCGGGTCTGGGCGTGTTTATCTCCCACTTGCAGCAGTTTCAGGATGCCGGCGTGAAGCTGGTATTCTTCAACATGCAGGACAAAGTGCACAACGTATTCGAAATTCTGGGACTGGATGCGCTGATGACCATCGTACCCTCAGAAGCCGAAGCCACAGCTATTTAA
- the guaB gene encoding IMP dehydrogenase codes for MADYAAKIAFEALTYDDVLLLPGYSEVLPRDADPSAQLTRNIRLKLPFVSAAMDTVTEADMAIAMAQEGGIGIIHKNMSIRAQAELVRRVKRSESGMILDPFTLEETATLADAKKLMRTNNIGGIPIVDGQNRLKGILTNRDLRFEKDMSRPVTAVMTAAPLVTAQAGTELADAEDILQDSKVEKLPVVDPEGRLVGLITYKDIRKRRRTPNACKDELGRLRVGAAVGVTPDLLDRVAALVEAGVDVVSVDTAHGHSKGVLDAVRNLKQQYPNLEVIAGNVATAEGARALADAGADAVKVGVGPGSICTTRIIAGIGVPQLSAVLEAARGLEGTGVPLIADGGIKFSGDIVKALAAGASTIMVGSLLAGTEEAPGEVTLFEGRKFKSYRGMGSVEAMEDGSKDRYFQDAEDDVKKLVPEGIVGRVPYKGLAAEVLFQLAGGLRAGMGYCGAATVEALQNARFVRITGAGLRESHPHDVQITREAPNYSSK; via the coding sequence ATGGCCGACTACGCTGCCAAAATTGCCTTCGAGGCGCTGACCTACGACGACGTCCTGCTACTGCCCGGTTATTCGGAAGTACTGCCCCGCGACGCCGACCCGAGCGCTCAGCTCACCCGCAACATCCGGCTCAAACTGCCCTTCGTTTCGGCGGCCATGGACACCGTGACCGAAGCCGACATGGCCATTGCCATGGCCCAGGAAGGTGGCATCGGCATCATCCACAAGAACATGAGCATCCGGGCGCAGGCCGAGCTCGTGCGCCGCGTGAAGCGCTCCGAGAGCGGCATGATCCTCGACCCGTTTACGCTGGAAGAAACCGCCACCCTCGCCGACGCCAAGAAGCTGATGCGCACCAACAACATCGGCGGCATTCCGATTGTGGACGGGCAAAACCGCCTCAAAGGCATCCTCACCAACCGCGACCTGCGCTTTGAGAAGGACATGAGCCGCCCCGTAACGGCCGTAATGACAGCCGCGCCCCTCGTGACGGCCCAGGCCGGCACCGAGCTGGCCGACGCCGAGGACATTCTGCAGGACTCGAAGGTGGAGAAGCTGCCGGTGGTAGACCCCGAAGGCCGCCTCGTGGGCCTCATCACCTATAAAGACATCCGCAAGCGCCGCCGCACGCCCAACGCCTGCAAAGACGAGCTGGGCCGCCTGCGCGTGGGCGCCGCCGTGGGCGTAACGCCCGATTTGCTGGACCGCGTGGCCGCCCTCGTGGAAGCCGGCGTGGATGTGGTGAGCGTAGATACCGCCCACGGCCACAGCAAAGGCGTGCTCGACGCCGTGCGCAACCTCAAGCAGCAGTATCCCAACCTGGAAGTAATAGCCGGCAACGTGGCCACCGCCGAAGGCGCCCGCGCCCTGGCCGACGCCGGTGCCGACGCCGTGAAAGTGGGCGTAGGACCCGGCTCGATCTGCACCACGCGCATCATTGCCGGCATTGGCGTACCGCAGCTGTCGGCGGTGCTGGAGGCTGCCCGCGGCCTCGAAGGCACCGGCGTGCCGCTGATTGCCGACGGCGGCATCAAGTTCTCCGGCGACATTGTGAAGGCGCTGGCGGCCGGGGCCTCCACCATCATGGTGGGCTCATTGCTGGCCGGCACCGAGGAAGCGCCCGGCGAAGTGACCTTGTTTGAGGGCCGCAAGTTCAAGAGCTACCGCGGCATGGGCTCGGTGGAAGCCATGGAAGACGGCTCCAAGGACCGCTACTTCCAGGATGCCGAAGACGACGTGAAGAAGCTGGTGCCCGAGGGCATTGTGGGCCGCGTGCCGTACAAAGGCTTGGCGGCTGAGGTGCTGTTTCAGCTGGCCGGCGGCCTGCGCGCCGGCATGGGCTACTGCGGCGCCGCCACTGTAGAGGCTCTGCAAAACGCCCGCTTCGTGCGCATCACCGGAGCCGGCCTGCGCGAGTCGCACCCCCACGACGTGCAGATCACGCGGGAGGCACCCAACTACAGCAGTAAATAA
- a CDS encoding GNAT family N-acetyltransferase, with translation MYAAPVLPAAPSITPRHTARLTLRPYQPTDEAAFFAVLDENRSRLQSAFPARVAAVQALPDAGRVLRQFRQDWQQGRLYVFGIWHTTSGTYLGDISLRPSWSAPVSAEIGYYLAAAAEGHGYAREALAEAVQFGFGAPVQAQSLTLRCRPTNPRSMAVAEHVGFRAVVARRRLWSLRGASDIVHFRLERPGAIPREA, from the coding sequence ATGTACGCCGCGCCTGTGCTGCCTGCCGCTCCTTCCATCACGCCTCGCCACACGGCCCGCCTCACACTCCGCCCCTACCAGCCCACCGATGAGGCGGCGTTTTTTGCGGTCCTCGACGAAAACCGCAGCCGGTTGCAGTCGGCTTTCCCGGCGCGTGTGGCCGCCGTGCAGGCCCTGCCCGACGCCGGCCGGGTGCTCCGGCAGTTCCGCCAGGACTGGCAGCAGGGCCGCCTCTACGTGTTCGGCATCTGGCACACCACCTCCGGCACCTACCTCGGCGACATCAGCCTGCGCCCCTCCTGGAGCGCCCCGGTCAGCGCCGAAATCGGCTATTATCTGGCGGCGGCGGCGGAAGGGCACGGTTACGCCCGCGAGGCGCTGGCCGAGGCCGTGCAGTTTGGGTTTGGCGCGCCGGTGCAGGCCCAGAGCCTAACGTTGCGCTGCCGCCCCACCAACCCGCGCAGCATGGCCGTAGCCGAGCACGTGGGCTTCCGGGCGGTAGTGGCGCGCCGCCGCCTGTGGTCGTTGCGCGGCGCCTCCGACATTGTTCACTTCCGCCTGGAGCGGCCCGGCGCTATTCCCCGCGAAGCGTAG
- a CDS encoding AAA family ATPase, whose product MSVIKFSSDKEAADALARAYQVLRQEIGKVIIGQDDVVQLVLTAVFSQGHCLLVGVPGLAKTLLIQTIADSLDLSFNRVQFTPDLMPSDIVGSETLTQQRDFQFVPGPIFANIVLADEINRTPPKTQAALLEAMQEYAVTVAGKRYPLERPFFVLATQNPIEQEGTYPLPEAQLDRFMFNIELGYPSYEAELQIVKNTTSDTKPTVNKVLHADEIQAFQHLVRRVPVADNVVEYAVGLVHKTRPNTARGAARASQLLEWGAGPRASQHLIVGAKCNALLHGKYSPDIEDVKAVALPILRHRLVRNFKAEAEGITVEQIIKELL is encoded by the coding sequence ATGTCTGTTATCAAATTCTCTTCCGACAAGGAAGCCGCCGACGCGCTGGCGCGGGCGTATCAGGTGCTGCGCCAGGAAATCGGCAAGGTCATTATCGGGCAGGACGATGTAGTGCAGCTGGTGCTGACGGCCGTGTTTTCGCAGGGCCACTGCCTGCTGGTGGGTGTGCCCGGCCTGGCCAAGACGCTGCTCATCCAAACCATTGCCGACTCGCTGGATTTGTCGTTCAACCGGGTGCAGTTCACGCCCGACCTGATGCCCTCCGACATCGTGGGCTCCGAGACGCTCACCCAGCAGCGCGACTTCCAGTTTGTGCCCGGCCCCATCTTCGCCAACATCGTGCTGGCCGACGAAATCAACCGGACGCCGCCCAAAACGCAGGCGGCGCTGCTGGAAGCCATGCAGGAATACGCCGTGACGGTTGCCGGCAAGCGCTACCCGCTGGAGCGGCCGTTCTTCGTGCTGGCCACCCAGAACCCCATCGAGCAGGAAGGCACCTACCCGCTGCCCGAAGCCCAGCTGGACCGCTTCATGTTCAACATCGAGTTGGGATACCCCAGCTACGAGGCCGAGCTGCAAATCGTGAAGAACACCACGTCCGACACCAAGCCCACCGTGAACAAAGTGCTGCACGCCGACGAGATTCAGGCGTTCCAGCACCTGGTGCGCCGCGTGCCCGTGGCCGATAACGTGGTGGAGTACGCCGTAGGCCTCGTGCACAAAACCCGACCCAACACCGCCCGAGGCGCCGCCCGGGCCAGCCAGCTGCTGGAATGGGGCGCCGGCCCGCGCGCCTCGCAGCACCTGATTGTGGGCGCCAAGTGCAACGCCCTGCTCCACGGCAAATACTCGCCCGATATTGAGGACGTGAAGGCGGTGGCTTTGCCCATTCTGCGCCACCGCCTGGTGCGCAACTTCAAGGCCGAAGCCGAAGGCATTACGGTCGAGCAAATCATCAAAGAGTTGTTGTAA
- a CDS encoding peptidylprolyl isomerase yields MHKRILYAGTAAVGLLAACQATKPTTASKQPVIETLGTTPVPAGEFAYVYRKNNGTAPEYGTRPSVQEYLDLYTNFKLKVLEAEQRGLDTTQAFKRELDGYKQQLAQPYLTEKSVTDQLVLEAYERMGKEINASHILLRLAPDAEPKDTLAAYQKIVALRQRVSGGENFEQVAREVSEDPSARENGGKLGYFTAMQMVYPFESAAFKTPVGQVSQPVRTRFGYHLIKVNDIRPAQGEIKVAHLMIRSTPGMPKADSVTAKKKIDELYSRLTQRKEPWEKLVAQFSEDAGSAANGGELPPFGTGRMIPSFEEVAFKMSTPGELSKPVQTPYGWHIIKLIEKQPVPTFEAMEPSLKSKVAKDSRSELNKAAFLKRVRQENQFVENQAAKDYVLGKADTALVNGRFKYTAPAAPAATGKASKKAEGDAQTLFSIKGKPYTAADFFTYAQQNQRPRPGAEPRFVTQQLYDQYVEQSLTNYERDNLETKYEDYRMLVKEYRDGILLFQLMDEKVWSKAIEDTVGLQKFFTENQSKYQWDARVQGTVISAASPELLAKAKQQLATGRYELTRLTLQPAGYTPGTDKLLKGAKLNLDRLVSVLQADTSLSVTLTGRARKGEAAGLARRRAAAVATYLTEKGVAAGRIRQVAQAKPSTDIATLQVMSSTSTSALEEQLNAQNPLSVQITQKAFAKGDNKVVDELMGRGPGSYDVQKDGRFYSVMIDKVLPAGPKTLAEARGQATSDYQNYLEKEWIAQLKAKNPVQINQAEVDKLVTK; encoded by the coding sequence ATGCACAAACGCATTTTGTACGCCGGCACTGCTGCCGTCGGGCTACTGGCCGCGTGCCAGGCCACCAAGCCTACCACCGCTTCCAAGCAACCCGTTATCGAAACGCTGGGCACCACGCCGGTTCCGGCCGGTGAGTTTGCCTACGTGTACCGCAAAAACAACGGCACGGCGCCCGAGTACGGCACCCGCCCCAGCGTCCAGGAGTACCTGGATCTGTACACCAACTTCAAGCTGAAAGTGCTGGAGGCCGAACAGCGCGGCCTCGACACCACCCAGGCCTTCAAGCGCGAGCTGGACGGCTATAAGCAGCAGCTGGCCCAACCCTACCTCACCGAGAAAAGCGTGACCGACCAGCTGGTGCTCGAGGCCTACGAGCGGATGGGCAAGGAAATCAACGCCTCGCACATCCTGTTGCGCCTCGCCCCCGATGCCGAGCCCAAGGACACACTGGCCGCGTACCAGAAGATCGTGGCCTTGCGCCAGCGCGTGAGCGGCGGCGAAAACTTCGAGCAGGTAGCGCGCGAAGTAAGTGAAGACCCTTCGGCCCGCGAAAATGGCGGCAAGCTGGGCTACTTCACGGCCATGCAGATGGTGTATCCGTTTGAGTCGGCCGCGTTCAAAACGCCGGTCGGCCAGGTGTCGCAGCCGGTGCGCACCCGCTTCGGCTACCACCTGATCAAGGTCAACGACATCCGGCCGGCGCAGGGCGAAATCAAGGTGGCCCACCTGATGATCCGCTCCACGCCCGGCATGCCCAAAGCCGACTCGGTGACGGCCAAAAAGAAAATCGACGAGCTGTACAGCCGCCTCACCCAGCGCAAAGAGCCCTGGGAGAAGCTGGTAGCGCAGTTTTCGGAAGACGCCGGCTCGGCCGCCAACGGTGGCGAGCTGCCGCCCTTCGGCACGGGCCGCATGATTCCGAGCTTCGAGGAAGTGGCCTTCAAGATGAGCACGCCCGGCGAGCTGTCGAAGCCGGTGCAGACGCCCTACGGCTGGCACATCATCAAGCTGATTGAAAAGCAGCCGGTGCCTACGTTCGAGGCCATGGAGCCTTCCCTGAAAAGCAAGGTGGCCAAAGACTCCCGCTCGGAACTCAACAAGGCGGCTTTCCTTAAGCGCGTGCGCCAGGAAAACCAGTTCGTGGAAAACCAGGCCGCCAAAGACTACGTGCTGGGCAAAGCCGACACTGCGCTAGTGAACGGCCGCTTCAAGTACACGGCCCCCGCCGCGCCCGCCGCCACCGGCAAAGCCAGCAAGAAAGCCGAGGGCGACGCCCAGACGCTGTTCAGCATCAAAGGCAAGCCCTACACGGCCGCCGATTTCTTCACCTACGCCCAGCAGAACCAGCGCCCGCGCCCCGGTGCCGAGCCCCGCTTCGTGACCCAGCAACTCTACGACCAGTACGTGGAGCAGAGCCTGACCAACTACGAGCGCGACAACCTGGAAACCAAGTACGAGGACTACCGCATGCTCGTGAAAGAGTACCGCGACGGGATTCTGCTGTTCCAGCTCATGGACGAGAAAGTGTGGAGCAAGGCCATCGAGGACACGGTGGGTTTGCAGAAGTTCTTCACCGAAAACCAGAGCAAGTACCAGTGGGATGCCCGCGTGCAGGGCACGGTTATCAGCGCAGCCTCGCCGGAGCTGCTGGCCAAGGCCAAGCAGCAGCTGGCCACCGGCCGCTACGAGCTGACCCGCCTCACGCTGCAGCCCGCCGGCTACACGCCCGGCACCGATAAGCTGCTGAAAGGCGCCAAGCTCAACCTCGACCGACTGGTGAGCGTGCTGCAAGCTGATACCAGCCTGAGCGTAACCCTGACCGGCCGCGCCCGCAAAGGCGAAGCCGCCGGCCTGGCCCGCCGCCGCGCCGCCGCTGTAGCCACCTACCTCACCGAAAAAGGCGTGGCCGCCGGCCGCATCCGGCAGGTAGCCCAAGCCAAGCCGTCTACCGATATTGCCACGCTGCAGGTGATGTCCAGCACCAGCACCTCGGCGCTGGAAGAGCAGCTGAACGCGCAGAACCCGCTGTCGGTGCAAATCACGCAGAAGGCGTTTGCCAAAGGCGACAATAAAGTGGTAGACGAGCTGATGGGCCGCGGCCCCGGCTCCTACGACGTGCAGAAAGACGGCCGCTTCTACTCCGTCATGATCGACAAAGTGCTGCCTGCCGGCCCCAAAACGCTGGCCGAGGCCCGCGGCCAGGCTACCTCCGACTACCAGAACTACCTGGAGAAAGAGTGGATAGCCCAGCTCAAAGCCAAGAACCCGGTGCAGATCAACCAGGCCGAAGTAGACAAGCTGGTCACGAAATAA
- a CDS encoding peptidylprolyl isomerase — translation MIQFFSLPKRAALLTAMLLAGTITSGFAQLGIGRPAGRQVVDGIIAKIDNQIVLRSDLEAIYAQEVARADGKPLPPDLQCRIMQSLALNKLLLAKAETDSVVVEDAQVKSELDRRMNYFAQQIGSEKKLEEYYNKPIKQLKEDLRPQVREQLTQQKMQEQIAGKVTVTPREVRQYFSRIPKDSLPYYSTEVEVGQIIKYAKVNSSAKQATQAKLNELRARILAGESFEELAKKYSEDPGSGAQGGYLGFFKRKELVPEYEAAALRLEPGGLSPVVESQFGFHLIQLIERKGEQYSTRHILLKPATGTTDANEASLDLAKLRRRILADSITFAKAAKDNSDDKTSGANGGLISNREDGSSYLPLDKLDPAIFFTIDTMKVGHITPPMPYRTDDGKDAVRIIWLKSNTAPHQANFKDDYQKLSQAALTEKKNKALDGWFRENRGSVYIEVDPQYSGCNLLDATN, via the coding sequence ATGATTCAGTTCTTTTCCTTGCCCAAGCGGGCTGCCCTGCTGACTGCCATGCTGCTGGCGGGCACCATCACCTCGGGTTTTGCCCAGCTCGGCATCGGCCGGCCAGCCGGCCGCCAGGTCGTTGACGGCATCATCGCCAAAATCGACAACCAGATTGTGCTGCGCTCCGACCTGGAGGCCATCTACGCCCAGGAAGTAGCCCGGGCCGATGGCAAGCCGCTGCCGCCCGACCTGCAGTGCCGCATCATGCAGAGCCTGGCCCTCAACAAGCTGCTGCTGGCCAAAGCCGAAACCGACTCGGTGGTGGTGGAAGATGCCCAGGTGAAAAGCGAGCTGGACCGCCGCATGAACTACTTCGCCCAGCAGATTGGCTCGGAGAAAAAGCTAGAAGAGTACTACAACAAGCCCATCAAGCAGCTCAAGGAAGACCTGCGCCCGCAGGTGCGCGAGCAGCTCACGCAGCAGAAAATGCAGGAGCAGATTGCGGGCAAAGTGACCGTGACGCCCCGCGAGGTGCGCCAGTACTTCAGCCGCATTCCCAAGGACAGCCTGCCCTACTACTCCACCGAGGTGGAAGTGGGCCAGATCATCAAGTACGCCAAGGTTAATTCGTCGGCGAAGCAGGCCACACAGGCCAAGCTCAACGAGCTGCGCGCCCGCATTCTGGCCGGCGAGAGTTTCGAGGAGCTGGCCAAAAAGTACTCCGAAGACCCCGGCTCGGGGGCGCAGGGCGGCTACCTGGGCTTCTTCAAGCGCAAGGAGCTGGTGCCCGAGTACGAGGCCGCTGCGCTCCGCCTGGAGCCGGGCGGATTGTCGCCGGTAGTGGAGTCGCAGTTCGGCTTTCACCTGATTCAGCTGATTGAGCGCAAGGGCGAGCAGTACAGCACGCGCCACATCCTGCTCAAGCCCGCCACCGGCACCACCGATGCCAACGAGGCGTCGCTGGACCTGGCCAAGCTCCGTCGCCGCATTCTGGCCGACAGCATCACCTTCGCCAAAGCCGCCAAAGACAACTCCGACGACAAAACCAGCGGCGCCAACGGCGGCCTGATTTCCAACCGCGAAGACGGCAGCAGCTACCTGCCCCTCGACAAGCTGGACCCCGCCATCTTCTTCACCATCGACACGATGAAGGTGGGCCACATCACGCCGCCCATGCCTTACCGCACCGACGACGGCAAGGACGCTGTACGCATCATCTGGCTGAAGTCGAACACGGCCCCGCACCAGGCCAACTTCAAGGACGACTACCAGAAACTGTCGCAGGCGGCCCTGACCGAGAAGAAAAACAAGGCGCTGGATGGCTGGTTCCGCGAAAACCGCGGCAGCGTCTACATCGAAGTAGACCCGCAGTACTCCGGTTGCAACCTGCTCGACGCCACCAATTAG
- a CDS encoding PP2C family protein-serine/threonine phosphatase — protein sequence MPLRHRLQSAVYPLTILSWVLLLLSTLSNTQGKAAIWLGGPWPEWVTLVSQACFAAGMFMHQRELPDPLRGNDFVGLLRRLVLGPGLLATLCVGLHLLERVIQYQLPTNDRTLFALIYTINLALFVFFLAKTNYSWRSLVLFRASPRIQREWVWFEVLLGATLLFRLFDWVPPHPFDYIIIGGLGAFGVYLSGNQQWVAYLNRRQKLEAVLLQVAMLLSMAVFVSYFVRIAQDPKLVAPAPQHAFLLLTVFFSTFYAFMGLLVTLFNLPTAGVFEQKREEILSLQRLTQLIQKGQSEEEIYRMLLDSAVQTVDADAAWIMLESDDASPQVAQSFQIAPEQMTQVYQLLQEYNLHLIEYLNNDLPNSNGFRSLGIPYGSLIAMPLRSAKRRYGAIYMLKKSRQGFDRENLSILQTFASQTVLSIENLRLMSVSLENQRVQEELKIASLVQDSLIPKNLPIDSWFAISSYAASAKEVGGDFYDFLHLPGRRLAILIGDVSGKGVTAAFHVAQMKGIFHALMQENPLARNERDKFPLPSKFMAQANNALARCMEKSAFITASLYIIDYENGGFMFARAGHCHTLYYHSIKEEVSYFQTAGLGLGIIRNESYEKHIKNQFYDYNPGDVMVIYTDGIVEARNAAQDEYGEERLQQMLEQTYFLDADDIKKRILADLAAFSHGQPMHDDQTLLVVKFKAAQPAPHN from the coding sequence ATGCCCCTTCGCCACCGCTTGCAATCTGCTGTGTATCCGCTGACTATTCTCAGTTGGGTACTGTTGCTGCTCAGTACTCTCAGCAACACGCAGGGCAAAGCCGCCATCTGGCTGGGTGGGCCGTGGCCGGAATGGGTGACGCTGGTGTCGCAGGCCTGCTTTGCGGCCGGTATGTTTATGCACCAGCGCGAGCTGCCCGACCCGTTGCGCGGCAACGACTTCGTAGGTTTGCTGCGGCGGCTGGTACTGGGCCCGGGCCTGCTGGCCACCCTGTGTGTGGGGCTGCACCTGTTGGAGCGCGTCATCCAGTACCAGCTGCCTACCAACGACCGGACCCTGTTTGCCTTGATTTACACCATCAACCTGGCGTTGTTTGTGTTCTTCCTGGCCAAAACCAACTACTCCTGGCGCAGCCTGGTGCTGTTCCGGGCCAGCCCCCGCATCCAGCGCGAGTGGGTGTGGTTTGAAGTGCTACTGGGCGCCACGCTGTTGTTCCGGCTCTTCGACTGGGTGCCGCCGCATCCCTTCGACTACATTATTATTGGTGGCCTGGGAGCATTTGGCGTGTACCTGAGCGGCAACCAGCAGTGGGTGGCTTACCTCAACCGCCGCCAGAAGTTGGAGGCCGTGCTGCTGCAGGTGGCTATGCTGCTCTCGATGGCCGTGTTCGTGTCGTACTTCGTGCGCATTGCCCAGGACCCCAAGCTGGTGGCCCCGGCGCCGCAGCACGCGTTTCTGCTGCTCACGGTCTTCTTCTCCACCTTCTATGCCTTCATGGGCCTGCTCGTGACGCTGTTCAACCTGCCCACGGCGGGCGTGTTTGAGCAGAAGCGCGAGGAAATCCTGAGTTTGCAGCGCCTCACGCAGCTGATCCAGAAAGGCCAAAGCGAAGAAGAGATTTACCGGATGCTGCTCGACTCAGCAGTGCAGACCGTGGACGCCGACGCCGCCTGGATTATGCTGGAAAGCGACGACGCCAGCCCGCAGGTAGCCCAGAGCTTCCAGATTGCTCCCGAGCAGATGACGCAGGTCTACCAGCTGCTGCAGGAATACAACCTGCACCTGATTGAGTACCTCAACAACGACCTGCCCAACTCCAACGGGTTCCGCAGCCTGGGCATTCCCTACGGCTCGCTGATTGCCATGCCGCTGCGCTCGGCCAAGCGCCGCTACGGCGCCATCTACATGCTCAAGAAAAGCCGCCAGGGCTTCGACCGCGAAAACCTGAGCATCCTGCAAACCTTCGCCAGCCAGACGGTACTCAGCATCGAGAACCTGCGCCTGATGAGCGTGTCGCTGGAAAACCAGCGCGTGCAGGAAGAGCTGAAAATCGCCTCGCTCGTTCAGGACAGCTTGATTCCGAAAAATCTGCCCATCGACAGCTGGTTTGCCATCAGCTCCTACGCGGCCTCGGCCAAGGAAGTGGGCGGCGACTTCTACGACTTCCTGCACCTGCCGGGCCGCCGCCTAGCCATCCTTATCGGCGACGTGAGCGGCAAGGGTGTGACGGCCGCTTTCCACGTGGCCCAGATGAAGGGTATTTTCCACGCCTTGATGCAGGAAAACCCGCTGGCCCGCAATGAGCGCGACAAGTTTCCGCTGCCCAGCAAGTTTATGGCCCAGGCCAACAACGCTCTGGCGCGCTGCATGGAGAAGTCGGCGTTCATCACGGCTTCGCTCTACATCATCGATTATGAGAACGGCGGCTTCATGTTTGCGCGCGCCGGGCACTGCCACACGCTCTACTACCACTCCATCAAGGAGGAAGTGTCGTACTTCCAGACGGCCGGGCTGGGTTTGGGCATCATCCGCAACGAGTCGTACGAGAAGCACATCAAAAACCAGTTCTACGACTACAATCCCGGCGACGTGATGGTGATTTACACCGACGGCATCGTGGAAGCCCGCAACGCTGCCCAGGACGAGTACGGCGAGGAGCGCCTGCAGCAGATGCTGGAGCAGACCTACTTCCTGGACGCCGACGACATCAAAAAACGAATTCTGGCAGACCTGGCCGCTTTCAGCCACGGCCAGCCTATGCACGACGATCAGACGCTGCTGGTGGTGAAGTTCAAAGCCGCCCAACCTGCCCCCCACAACTGA
- a CDS encoding SDR family NAD(P)-dependent oxidoreductase: MKRRLEGKVAIVTGGGSGIGEAISKRFAAEGAAVVVCGLDSDPVRKVVDEILQSGGRAVGYLGDVSVEEQAEDCVQLAIDDFGKLDILINNAGVFPATAELDKYPVEAFEYMIKNNIYTAFMMTRAALPHLQKSKGNIVSAGSEAGQMGSPMITPYGGTKAWVMTFSKGLAVEQAKHGVRVNCVGPGPIDTAWTHKETGPMDSKMEKNTVNGVPMGRRGTPEEVANVYLFLASDEASYVTGATYFVDGGVTLSKSLPGEEVPSHLKQQPAPSLPLKHGKDGHAEIRQEVAGTMNHGL, encoded by the coding sequence ATGAAAAGAAGACTGGAAGGCAAAGTTGCCATCGTAACGGGTGGCGGTTCCGGCATCGGCGAAGCCATTAGCAAGAGATTTGCGGCCGAAGGGGCTGCCGTGGTTGTGTGCGGCCTCGACAGCGACCCGGTGCGCAAAGTAGTGGACGAAATCCTGCAGAGCGGCGGCCGAGCCGTCGGCTACCTCGGCGACGTGTCGGTGGAGGAGCAGGCCGAGGACTGCGTGCAGCTGGCCATCGACGATTTCGGCAAGCTCGACATCCTCATCAACAACGCCGGCGTGTTTCCGGCCACCGCCGAGCTAGACAAGTACCCGGTGGAGGCGTTCGAGTACATGATCAAGAACAACATCTACACGGCCTTCATGATGACGCGGGCCGCGCTGCCGCACCTGCAGAAATCCAAAGGCAACATTGTGTCGGCCGGTTCAGAAGCGGGCCAGATGGGTTCCCCGATGATTACACCCTACGGCGGCACCAAAGCCTGGGTGATGACCTTCAGCAAAGGTCTGGCCGTGGAGCAAGCCAAGCACGGCGTGCGCGTCAACTGCGTCGGTCCCGGCCCGATTGACACGGCCTGGACCCACAAGGAAACCGGCCCCATGGACAGCAAGATGGAGAAGAACACCGTGAACGGGGTGCCCATGGGCCGCCGCGGCACGCCCGAGGAAGTTGCCAACGTGTACCTATTCCTAGCCTCCGACGAAGCCAGCTACGTCACCGGCGCCACCTACTTCGTGGATGGCGGCGTGACGCTCTCCAAGAGCCTGCCCGGCGAGGAAGTCCCGAGCCACCTCAAGCAGCAGCCCGCGCCCAGCCTGCCGCTCAAACACGGCAAAGACGGCCACGCCGAAATCCGCCAGGAAGTTGCCGGCACGATGAATCACGGATTGTAG